The Bacteroides ovatus genomic interval CAGGAAGCCGGAGAGGATAAAATGAGCGCCATCAAAGATGCTGCCCTTCAACGCCTCCGTCCGATTCTGATGACAAGTGCCTCTACGGTTTTGGGACTTATCCCGCTGGCATTTGCCACCGGAGAAGGTTGTAACCAGCGTATTGCCATGGGTACGGCGGTAGTGGGTGGTATGGTCGTATCCACTCTGCTTACGATGTACATTGTACCGGCTATTTACAGTTACATTTCGACTAACCGAATCAAAAAACTACAAGAATGAAACAGAAAGGAATTTGCATGAAACGCATCATTTATATCACCATTGCATGTGCCTTCTTATCAGTCTCTTTTGCAAAGGCACAAGTTCTCACTCTCAAGGAGTGTCTGGAAGAAGGATTGCAAAACAATTACTCTTTACGTATCATCCATAACGAAGAGCAGATCAGCAAAAACAACGCAACGTTGGGAAATGCAGGTTACCTGCCTACACTGGACTTCTCTGCCGGATATACCGGAAACCTGGACAATATTGAGACCAAGGCGCGTGCTACCGGAGAAATAACAAAGAACAACGGAGTCTACGATCAGACAGTTAATGTCGGTCTTAACCTCAACTGGACTATTTTCGACGGATTCAATATCAGTACCACCTACAAACAGTTGAAAGAGCTGGAACGTCAGGGGGAAACCAACACGCGTATTGCCATTGAAGATTTTATCGCTGCCCTGACTTCCGAATACTATAATTTTATCCAGCAGAAGATTCGTCTGAAAAACTTTCATTATGCAATGTCACTTTCCAAAGAGCGCTTGCGCATAGCCGAGGCTAGTCACCTGGTCGGTAAGTTTTCAGGGCTGGATTATCAGCAGGCAAAGGTGGATTTCAATGCAGACAGTGCCCAATACATCAAACAACAGGAATTGCTACATTCTTCACGCATCCAGTTGAATGAACTGATGGCTAACAACAATGTCAATCAAAACATTATTATCAAAGACTCCACTATCGACGTACACAGCGACTTGCAATTTGATGATTTGTGGAATTCTACGTTAGCAACCAATGCTTCTTTGCTCAAGGCCGATCAAAACACAGTACTTGCCCAATTGGACTACAAGAAAATAAACTCACGCAACTATCCATATCTCAAATTAAATACCGGATATGGATATACGTTCAACAAGTATGACATCAATGCAAACAGCAGAAGAGGTGAACTGGGCTTCAATGCCGGAATAACTGTCGGTTTTAATATCTTCGACGGTAATCGTCGCCGCGAAAAGAGAAATGCAAGTCTGGCTTTCAAGAATCGTCGCCTGGAACGACAGGACTTGGAATTAGCACTTCGCTCTGATCTCAGTAACCTATGGCAAGCCTATCGCAACAATCTTCAATTGCTGAATCTGGAACGTCAAAACCTGATAACCGCCAAAGATAATCACGATATTGCCATGGACCGTTATATACAGGGAGACCTCTCCGGTTTTGAAGTGCGTGAAACACAAAAAAGTTTGTTAGATGCAGAGGAACGCATCCTCTCTGCTGAATATAATACGAAACTTTGCGAAATATCCCTGTTACAAATCAGCGGAAAGATTACGAAATATCTGGAATAAGGAAGTAGTTTCCATTTATTTTTTGATTGGGTTAATCTTCTTATCGGGAGGGTTAACCCAATTTTTACTCTATAAAAAACAGTTATTACATATCAGTATTTTTCTTTCTTCATACATTTGCATACTATAAAAACATTAAATAATAAAGCCATGAGAAAACCAGGTTTTTTCTTACTGCTACTTTTTATCCTGACAAACGCCTCAGCCCAAAAAGCAACAGACTACAGAAAACAACAAAATTACAAAGAATGGGTACACATCGCTCCTAAATTTGACGACGATTTCTTCAAGACGGAAGAAGCCCAACGCATTGGTGACAACGTGTTACTGTATCAGCAAATCACCGGAGGATGGCCAAAAAATATCTATATGCCGGCAGAACTGACAGAACAGGAATATAAAGCGGCACTAAAAGCCAAAGAGGATATCAACCAAAGCACAATCGACAACAATGCCACCACGACAGAAATAGAATATCTGGCACGACTTTATCTGGCTACACAGAAA includes:
- a CDS encoding TolC family protein; the encoded protein is MKQKGICMKRIIYITIACAFLSVSFAKAQVLTLKECLEEGLQNNYSLRIIHNEEQISKNNATLGNAGYLPTLDFSAGYTGNLDNIETKARATGEITKNNGVYDQTVNVGLNLNWTIFDGFNISTTYKQLKELERQGETNTRIAIEDFIAALTSEYYNFIQQKIRLKNFHYAMSLSKERLRIAEASHLVGKFSGLDYQQAKVDFNADSAQYIKQQELLHSSRIQLNELMANNNVNQNIIIKDSTIDVHSDLQFDDLWNSTLATNASLLKADQNTVLAQLDYKKINSRNYPYLKLNTGYGYTFNKYDINANSRRGELGFNAGITVGFNIFDGNRRREKRNASLAFKNRRLERQDLELALRSDLSNLWQAYRNNLQLLNLERQNLITAKDNHDIAMDRYIQGDLSGFEVRETQKSLLDAEERILSAEYNTKLCEISLLQISGKITKYLE